The genomic window CCATCCCGGTTTTTGTTGCTCAGAATGGTTTGGGCCTGGCTATTTCCCAGGCCTTTTCGCCTACAATGCCACCGGGTAACTCCGCAAACCGCCAGATATTGAAGTTTATTACTGATTTTTGTATAGCAAAGGTATTATGAAAGGCCGATTTTCGCTACGTGAAAATCATTTGCAGAATTTAGGTAATAAAAGGGCTTGACAAACCAGTCCACTTCTCAGAGCAACATCTTCGCTAACAAAATCTACAAGGCTCCTGCATCCTTATAAACTCTGGCTGTTTGTTCTAAGATTATCCCTTCATCAAAGATATCGACTGCCCGCTTGCGACTTTCTACACCCATTTTATTTATCAAATCTGGCTCTTGAACAAACTTAAGCATACACCTTGCTAATGATTCAACATCTTTGGGCGGTGTCAAAAAACCATTGATACCGTCCACAACCACTTCCTTACAACCCTTAGTATTTGTAGTAATAATCGACTTCCCTTTAGCAGCAGCTTCTATTAATGCACGGGGAACTCCTTCTGGATAATACGAGGGTAAGACGACAACGTCCGAGTCATCCAACAAAATCAATACCTCTTCAAAAGGGATGCTTCCAACCCATCTAGCAATTCCTCTTGCATTAACATCGTTTAGCCATTTTTCAGGAATTGCGTCTGGATTTCCTTTTGCACCAGCACCAGAAGCACCGCCAGCCAAAACAAAATTGATTTCAGGGAACTGCTTTTTAATCTTCTCTGCTGCATGAACAAATTCATTTATGCCTTTACTCCAAAGCATCCTTGAGATCAGGAGAAATTGCAAGCTATTGTTGCGTCGTCTAGTTGTATTTGGATAAACAACTTTCGTATTAACTCCTGAGCCAAGAATAACTCGAGCATTTGCTTTTTTAACGAGATTATTCGAAACAAATAATTGATAATCGTCCTTGTTTTGGAAAATTACCTGTGGTCGACCCGACAAAGCAAATTTATAGAGCATCATTGAAGTGCGCATCAGGAGACCATCTTTTGCAAATACATAACCTAGTCCTGTAATTGAATTTAAAACAACAGGAACTTTTGCCCATTTAGCAGCCAATGAACCAAAAATAACGCATTTTACGGTGAAGTGGTGAACAAGAGTTGGTAACTCTTGATTGTAAAGTAACTTTAATCGCCAGATAAGTAAAGCATCGGCAATAGGATTCTTCCCCTTATGATCGATACGAATATTGATAAATTTTATACCTTCTCTAGAAAACTTATCAGCATAACCAGCTTCATCGTTGGCTACTGCAACAACAGACCATCCTTCATCAGCAAGATATTTCATTAAAGGAATTCTAAAGTTAAACAATGCAAATCCCGTATTGGCAACAAATAAAGCTTTTTTCCCCATATCTCTA from Candidatus Brocadia sp. includes these protein-coding regions:
- a CDS encoding glycosyltransferase family 4 protein, with product MGKKALFVANTGFALFNFRIPLMKYLADEGWSVVAVANDEAGYADKFSREGIKFINIRIDHKGKNPIADALLIWRLKLLYNQELPTLVHHFTVKCVIFGSLAAKWAKVPVVLNSITGLGYVFAKDGLLMRTSMMLYKFALSGRPQVIFQNKDDYQLFVSNNLVKKANARVILGSGVNTKVVYPNTTRRRNNSLQFLLISRMLWSKGINEFVHAAEKIKKQFPEINFVLAGGASGAGAKGNPDAIPEKWLNDVNARGIARWVGSIPFEEVLILLDDSDVVVLPSYYPEGVPRALIEAAAKGKSIITTNTKGCKEVVVDGINGFLTPPKDVESLARCMLKFVQEPDLINKMGVESRKRAVDIFDEGIILEQTARVYKDAGAL